From Pongo pygmaeus isolate AG05252 chromosome 1, NHGRI_mPonPyg2-v2.0_pri, whole genome shotgun sequence, one genomic window encodes:
- the LOC129017807 gene encoding protein misato homolog 1 isoform X25, whose product MAGGAREVLTLQLGHFAGFVGAHWWNQQDAALGQATDSKEPLGELCPDVLYRTGRTLHGQETYTPRLILMDLKGSLSSLKEEGGLYRDKQLDAAIAWQGKLTTHKEELYPKNPYLQDFLSAEGVLSSDGVWRVKSIPNGKGSPPLTTATTPKPLIPTEASIRVWSDFLRVHLHPRSICMIQKYNHDGEAGRLEAFGQGESVLKEPKYQEELEDRLHFYVEECDYLQGFQILCDLHDGFSGVGAKAAELLQDEYSGRGIITWGLLPGPYHRGEAQRNIYRLLNTAFGLVHLTAHSSLVCPLSLGGSLGLRPEQPVNFPYLHYDATLPFHCSAILATALDTVTVPYRLCSSPVSMVHLADMLSFCGKKVVTAGAIIPFPLAPGQSLPDSLMQFGGATPWTPLSACGEPSGTRCFAQSVVLRGIDRACHTSHRLMVVLALFWQPAHPRDTSTLRPSCMYHWGRSLGSVFTTAAAWSDEFFPSAADSLQGGSSLPPPLLKLRSTGYGSGWFPQGSSSGEHPSVWGTVFLFVPAPDPGSLGQRPHQTRLAALGQLHGCWSGAR is encoded by the exons ATGGCGGGCGGGGCCCGGGAGGTGCTCACACTGCAGTTGGGACATTTTGCCGGTTTCGTGGGCGCGCACTGGTGGAACCAGCAG GATGCTGCGCTGGGCCAAGCGACCGATTCCAAGGAGCCCCTGGGAGAGCTGTGCCCCGACGTCCTGTATCGTACGGGCCGAACGCTGCACGGCCAGGAGACCTACACGCCGCGACTCATCCTCATGGATCTGAAGG GTAGTTTGAGCTCCCTAAAAGAGGAAGGTGGACTCTACAGGGACAAACAGTTGGATGCTGCAATAGCATG GCAGGGGAAGCTCACCACACACAAAGAGGAACTCTATCCCAAGAACCCTTATCTCCAGGACTTTCTGAGTGCAGAG GGAGTGCTGAGTAGTGATGGTGTTTGGAGGGTCAAATCCATTCCCAATGGCAAAG GTTCCCCACCACTCACCACTGCTACAACTCCAAAACCACTTATCCCTACAGAGGCCAGCATCAGGGTCTGGTCAGACTTCCTCAGAGTCCATCTCCATCCCCGGAGCATCTGTATGATTCAGAAGTACAACCACGATGG GGAAGCAGGTCGGCTGGAGGCTTTTGGCCAAGGGGAAAGTGTCCTAAAGGAACCCAAGTACCAGGAAGAGCTGGAGGACAGGCTGCACTTCTACGTGGAGGAATGTGACTACTTGCAG GGCTTCCAGATCCTGTGTGACCTGCACGATGGCTTCTCTGGGGTAGGCGCAAAGGCGGCAGAGCTGCTACAAGATGAATATTCAGGGCGGGGAATAATAACGTGGGGCCTGCTACCTGGTCCCTACCATCGTGGG GAGGCCCAGAGAAACATCTATCGTCTATTAAACACAGCTTTTGGTCTCGTGCACCTGACTGCTCACAGCTCTCTCGTCTGCCCCTTGTCCCTGGGTGGGAGCCTGGGCCTACGACCTGAGCAACCTGTCAACTTCCCTTACCTGCATTATGAT GCCACTCTGCCCTTCCACTGCAGTGCCATCCTGGCTACAGCCCTGGACACAGTCACTGTTCCTTATCGCCTGTGTTCTTCTCCAGTTTCCATGGTTCATCTGGCTGACATGCTGAGCTTCTGTGGGAAAAAG gTGGTGACAGCAGGAGCAATCATCCCTTTCCCCTTGGCTCCAGGCCAGTCCCTTCCTGATTCCCTGATGCAGTTTGGAGGAGCCACCCCATGGACCCCACTGTCTGCATGTGGGGAGCCTTCTGGAACACGTTGCTTTGCCCAGTCAGTGGTGCTGAGGGGTATAGACAGAGCATGCCACACAA GCCACAGACTAATGGTGGTTTTGGCTTTGTTCTGGCAGCCAGCTCACCCCAGGGACACCTCCACCCTCCGCCCTTCATGCATGTACCACTGGGGAAGAAGTCTTGGCTCAGTATTTACAACAGCAGCAGCCTGGAGTGATGAG TTCTTCCCGTCTGCTGCTGACTCCCTGCAGGGTGGCTCCTCCTTACCCCCACCTCTTCTCAAGCTGCGGTCCACCGGGTATGGTTCTGGATGGTTCCCCCAAGGGAGCAG CAGTGGAGAGCATCCCAGTGTTTGGGGCACTGTGTTCCTCTTCGTCCCTGCACCAGACCCTGGAAGCCTTGGCCAGAGACCTCACCAAACTCGACTTGCGGCGCTGGGCCAGCTTCATGGATGCTGGAGTGGAGCACGATGA
- the LOC129017807 gene encoding protein misato homolog 1 isoform X9, whose amino-acid sequence MAGGAREVLTLQLGHFAGFVGAHWWNQQDAALGQATDSKEPLGELCPDVLYRTGRTLHGQETYTPRLILMDLKGSLSSLKEEGGLYRDKQLDAAIAWQGKLTTHKEELYPKNPYLQDFLSAEGVLSSDGVWRVKSIPNGKGSPPLTTATTPKPLIPTEASIRVWSDFLRVHLHPRSICMIQKYNHDGEAGRLEAFGQGESVLKEPKYQEELEDRLHFYVEECDYLQVAAWQCALQGGSSSHPANYLSSLTSAQGFQILCDLHDGFSGEAQRNIYRLLNTAFGLVHLTAHSSLVCPLSLGGSLGLRPEQPVNFPYLHYDATLPFHCSAILATALDTVTVPYRLCSSPVSMVHLADMLSFCGKKVVTAGAIIPFPLAPGQSLPDSLMQFGGATPWTPLSACGEPSGTRCFAQSVVLRGIDRACHTSQLTPGTPPPSALHACTTGEEVLAQYLQQQQPGVMSSSRLLLTPCRVAPPYPHLFSSCGPPGMVLDGSPKGAVESIPVFGALCSSSSLHQTLEALARDLTKLDLRRWASFMDAGVEHDDIAELLQELQSLAQCYQDGDSLVD is encoded by the exons ATGGCGGGCGGGGCCCGGGAGGTGCTCACACTGCAGTTGGGACATTTTGCCGGTTTCGTGGGCGCGCACTGGTGGAACCAGCAG GATGCTGCGCTGGGCCAAGCGACCGATTCCAAGGAGCCCCTGGGAGAGCTGTGCCCCGACGTCCTGTATCGTACGGGCCGAACGCTGCACGGCCAGGAGACCTACACGCCGCGACTCATCCTCATGGATCTGAAGG GTAGTTTGAGCTCCCTAAAAGAGGAAGGTGGACTCTACAGGGACAAACAGTTGGATGCTGCAATAGCATG GCAGGGGAAGCTCACCACACACAAAGAGGAACTCTATCCCAAGAACCCTTATCTCCAGGACTTTCTGAGTGCAGAG GGAGTGCTGAGTAGTGATGGTGTTTGGAGGGTCAAATCCATTCCCAATGGCAAAG GTTCCCCACCACTCACCACTGCTACAACTCCAAAACCACTTATCCCTACAGAGGCCAGCATCAGGGTCTGGTCAGACTTCCTCAGAGTCCATCTCCATCCCCGGAGCATCTGTATGATTCAGAAGTACAACCACGATGG GGAAGCAGGTCGGCTGGAGGCTTTTGGCCAAGGGGAAAGTGTCCTAAAGGAACCCAAGTACCAGGAAGAGCTGGAGGACAGGCTGCACTTCTACGTGGAGGAATGTGACTACTTGCAGGTAGCGGCGTGGCAATGTGCACTCCAGGGTGGAAGCTCTTCTCATCCTGCTAACTATCTTTCATCACTCACCTCTGCCCAGGGCTTCCAGATCCTGTGTGACCTGCACGATGGCTTCTCTGGG GAGGCCCAGAGAAACATCTATCGTCTATTAAACACAGCTTTTGGTCTCGTGCACCTGACTGCTCACAGCTCTCTCGTCTGCCCCTTGTCCCTGGGTGGGAGCCTGGGCCTACGACCTGAGCAACCTGTCAACTTCCCTTACCTGCATTATGAT GCCACTCTGCCCTTCCACTGCAGTGCCATCCTGGCTACAGCCCTGGACACAGTCACTGTTCCTTATCGCCTGTGTTCTTCTCCAGTTTCCATGGTTCATCTGGCTGACATGCTGAGCTTCTGTGGGAAAAAG gTGGTGACAGCAGGAGCAATCATCCCTTTCCCCTTGGCTCCAGGCCAGTCCCTTCCTGATTCCCTGATGCAGTTTGGAGGAGCCACCCCATGGACCCCACTGTCTGCATGTGGGGAGCCTTCTGGAACACGTTGCTTTGCCCAGTCAGTGGTGCTGAGGGGTATAGACAGAGCATGCCACACAAG CCAGCTCACCCCAGGGACACCTCCACCCTCCGCCCTTCATGCATGTACCACTGGGGAAGAAGTCTTGGCTCAGTATTTACAACAGCAGCAGCCTGGAGTGATGAG TTCTTCCCGTCTGCTGCTGACTCCCTGCAGGGTGGCTCCTCCTTACCCCCACCTCTTCTCAAGCTGCGGTCCACCGGGTATGGTTCTGGATGGTTCCCCCAAGGGAGCAG TGGAGAGCATCCCAGTGTTTGGGGCACTGTGTTCCTCTTCGTCCCTGCACCAGACCCTGGAAGCCTTGGCCAGAGACCTCACCAAACTCGACTTGCGGCGCTGGGCCAGCTTCATGGATGCTGGAGTGGAGCACGATGACATAGCAGAGCTGCTGCAGGAGCTACAAAGCCTGGCCCAGTGCTACCAGGATGGTGACAGCCTCGTGGACTAA
- the LOC129017807 gene encoding protein misato homolog 1 isoform X17, with protein MAGGAREVLTLQLGHFAGFVGAHWWNQQDAALGQATDSKEPLGELCPDVLYRTGRTLHGQETYTPRLILMDLKGSLSSLKEEGGLYRDKQLDAAIAWQGKLTTHKEELYPKNPYLQDFLSAEGVLSSDGVWRVKSIPNGKGSPPLTTATTPKPLIPTEASIRVWSDFLRVHLHPRSICMIQKYNHDGEAGRLEAFGQGESVLKEPKYQEELEDRLHFYVEECDYLQGFQILCDLHDGFSGEAQRNIYRLLNTAFGLVHLTAHSSLVCPLSLGGSLGLRPEQPVNFPYLHYDATLPFHCSAILATALDTVTVPYRLCSSPVSMVHLADMLSFCGKKVVTAGAIIPFPLAPGQSLPDSLMQFGGATPWTPLSACGEPSGTRCFAQSVVLRGIDRACHTSQLTPGTPPPSALHACTTGEEVLAQYLQQQQPGVMSSSRLLLTPCRVAPPYPHLFSSCGPPVESIPVFGALCSSSSLHQTLEALARDLTKLDLRRWASFMDAGVEHDDIAELLQELQSLAQCYQDGDSLVD; from the exons ATGGCGGGCGGGGCCCGGGAGGTGCTCACACTGCAGTTGGGACATTTTGCCGGTTTCGTGGGCGCGCACTGGTGGAACCAGCAG GATGCTGCGCTGGGCCAAGCGACCGATTCCAAGGAGCCCCTGGGAGAGCTGTGCCCCGACGTCCTGTATCGTACGGGCCGAACGCTGCACGGCCAGGAGACCTACACGCCGCGACTCATCCTCATGGATCTGAAGG GTAGTTTGAGCTCCCTAAAAGAGGAAGGTGGACTCTACAGGGACAAACAGTTGGATGCTGCAATAGCATG GCAGGGGAAGCTCACCACACACAAAGAGGAACTCTATCCCAAGAACCCTTATCTCCAGGACTTTCTGAGTGCAGAG GGAGTGCTGAGTAGTGATGGTGTTTGGAGGGTCAAATCCATTCCCAATGGCAAAG GTTCCCCACCACTCACCACTGCTACAACTCCAAAACCACTTATCCCTACAGAGGCCAGCATCAGGGTCTGGTCAGACTTCCTCAGAGTCCATCTCCATCCCCGGAGCATCTGTATGATTCAGAAGTACAACCACGATGG GGAAGCAGGTCGGCTGGAGGCTTTTGGCCAAGGGGAAAGTGTCCTAAAGGAACCCAAGTACCAGGAAGAGCTGGAGGACAGGCTGCACTTCTACGTGGAGGAATGTGACTACTTGCAG GGCTTCCAGATCCTGTGTGACCTGCACGATGGCTTCTCTGGG GAGGCCCAGAGAAACATCTATCGTCTATTAAACACAGCTTTTGGTCTCGTGCACCTGACTGCTCACAGCTCTCTCGTCTGCCCCTTGTCCCTGGGTGGGAGCCTGGGCCTACGACCTGAGCAACCTGTCAACTTCCCTTACCTGCATTATGAT GCCACTCTGCCCTTCCACTGCAGTGCCATCCTGGCTACAGCCCTGGACACAGTCACTGTTCCTTATCGCCTGTGTTCTTCTCCAGTTTCCATGGTTCATCTGGCTGACATGCTGAGCTTCTGTGGGAAAAAG gTGGTGACAGCAGGAGCAATCATCCCTTTCCCCTTGGCTCCAGGCCAGTCCCTTCCTGATTCCCTGATGCAGTTTGGAGGAGCCACCCCATGGACCCCACTGTCTGCATGTGGGGAGCCTTCTGGAACACGTTGCTTTGCCCAGTCAGTGGTGCTGAGGGGTATAGACAGAGCATGCCACACAAG CCAGCTCACCCCAGGGACACCTCCACCCTCCGCCCTTCATGCATGTACCACTGGGGAAGAAGTCTTGGCTCAGTATTTACAACAGCAGCAGCCTGGAGTGATGAG TTCTTCCCGTCTGCTGCTGACTCCCTGCAGGGTGGCTCCTCCTTACCCCCACCTCTTCTCAAGCTGCGGTCCACCGG TGGAGAGCATCCCAGTGTTTGGGGCACTGTGTTCCTCTTCGTCCCTGCACCAGACCCTGGAAGCCTTGGCCAGAGACCTCACCAAACTCGACTTGCGGCGCTGGGCCAGCTTCATGGATGCTGGAGTGGAGCACGATGACATAGCAGAGCTGCTGCAGGAGCTACAAAGCCTGGCCCAGTGCTACCAGGATGGTGACAGCCTCGTGGACTAA
- the LOC129017807 gene encoding protein misato homolog 1 isoform X6, translating into MAGGAREVLTLQLGHFAGFVGAHWWNQQDAALGQATDSKEPLGELCPDVLYRTGRTLHGQETYTPRLILMDLKGSLSSLKEEGGLYRDKQLDAAIAWQGKLTTHKEELYPKNPYLQDFLSAEGVLSSDGVWRVKSIPNGKGSPPLTTATTPKPLIPTEASIRVWSDFLRVHLHPRSICMIQKYNHDGEAGRLEAFGQGESVLKEPKYQEELEDRLHFYVEECDYLQGFQILCDLHDGFSGVGAKAAELLQDEYSGRGIITWGLLPGPYHRGEAQRNIYRLLNTAFGLVHLTAHSSLVCPLSLGGSLGLRPEQPVNFPYLHYDATLPFHCSAILATALDTVTVPYRLCSSPVSMVHLADMLSFCGKKVVTAGAIIPFPLAPGQSLPDSLMQFGGATPWTPLSACGEPSGTRCFAQSVVLRGIDRACHTSQLTPGTPPPSALHACTTGEEVLAQYLQQQQPGVMSSSRLLLTPCRVAPPYPHLFSSCGPPGMVLDGSPKGAAVESIPVFGALCSSSSLHQTLEALARDLTKLDLRRWASFMDAGVEHDDIAELLQELQSLAQCYQDGDSLVD; encoded by the exons ATGGCGGGCGGGGCCCGGGAGGTGCTCACACTGCAGTTGGGACATTTTGCCGGTTTCGTGGGCGCGCACTGGTGGAACCAGCAG GATGCTGCGCTGGGCCAAGCGACCGATTCCAAGGAGCCCCTGGGAGAGCTGTGCCCCGACGTCCTGTATCGTACGGGCCGAACGCTGCACGGCCAGGAGACCTACACGCCGCGACTCATCCTCATGGATCTGAAGG GTAGTTTGAGCTCCCTAAAAGAGGAAGGTGGACTCTACAGGGACAAACAGTTGGATGCTGCAATAGCATG GCAGGGGAAGCTCACCACACACAAAGAGGAACTCTATCCCAAGAACCCTTATCTCCAGGACTTTCTGAGTGCAGAG GGAGTGCTGAGTAGTGATGGTGTTTGGAGGGTCAAATCCATTCCCAATGGCAAAG GTTCCCCACCACTCACCACTGCTACAACTCCAAAACCACTTATCCCTACAGAGGCCAGCATCAGGGTCTGGTCAGACTTCCTCAGAGTCCATCTCCATCCCCGGAGCATCTGTATGATTCAGAAGTACAACCACGATGG GGAAGCAGGTCGGCTGGAGGCTTTTGGCCAAGGGGAAAGTGTCCTAAAGGAACCCAAGTACCAGGAAGAGCTGGAGGACAGGCTGCACTTCTACGTGGAGGAATGTGACTACTTGCAG GGCTTCCAGATCCTGTGTGACCTGCACGATGGCTTCTCTGGGGTAGGCGCAAAGGCGGCAGAGCTGCTACAAGATGAATATTCAGGGCGGGGAATAATAACGTGGGGCCTGCTACCTGGTCCCTACCATCGTGGG GAGGCCCAGAGAAACATCTATCGTCTATTAAACACAGCTTTTGGTCTCGTGCACCTGACTGCTCACAGCTCTCTCGTCTGCCCCTTGTCCCTGGGTGGGAGCCTGGGCCTACGACCTGAGCAACCTGTCAACTTCCCTTACCTGCATTATGAT GCCACTCTGCCCTTCCACTGCAGTGCCATCCTGGCTACAGCCCTGGACACAGTCACTGTTCCTTATCGCCTGTGTTCTTCTCCAGTTTCCATGGTTCATCTGGCTGACATGCTGAGCTTCTGTGGGAAAAAG gTGGTGACAGCAGGAGCAATCATCCCTTTCCCCTTGGCTCCAGGCCAGTCCCTTCCTGATTCCCTGATGCAGTTTGGAGGAGCCACCCCATGGACCCCACTGTCTGCATGTGGGGAGCCTTCTGGAACACGTTGCTTTGCCCAGTCAGTGGTGCTGAGGGGTATAGACAGAGCATGCCACACAAG CCAGCTCACCCCAGGGACACCTCCACCCTCCGCCCTTCATGCATGTACCACTGGGGAAGAAGTCTTGGCTCAGTATTTACAACAGCAGCAGCCTGGAGTGATGAG TTCTTCCCGTCTGCTGCTGACTCCCTGCAGGGTGGCTCCTCCTTACCCCCACCTCTTCTCAAGCTGCGGTCCACCGGGTATGGTTCTGGATGGTTCCCCCAAGGGAGCAG CAGTGGAGAGCATCCCAGTGTTTGGGGCACTGTGTTCCTCTTCGTCCCTGCACCAGACCCTGGAAGCCTTGGCCAGAGACCTCACCAAACTCGACTTGCGGCGCTGGGCCAGCTTCATGGATGCTGGAGTGGAGCACGATGACATAGCAGAGCTGCTGCAGGAGCTACAAAGCCTGGCCCAGTGCTACCAGGATGGTGACAGCCTCGTGGACTAA
- the LOC129017807 gene encoding protein misato homolog 1 isoform X26, which yields MAGGAREVLTLQLGHFAGFVGAHWWNQQDAALGQATDSKEPLGELCPDVLYRTGRTLHGQETYTPRLILMDLKGSLSSLKEEGGLYRDKQLDAAIAWQGKLTTHKEELYPKNPYLQDFLSAEGVLSSDGVWRVKSIPNGKGSPPLTTATTPKPLIPTEASIRVWSDFLRVHLHPRSICMIQKYNHDGEAGRLEAFGQGESVLKEPKYQEELEDRLHFYVEECDYLQGFQILCDLHDGFSGVGAKAAELLQDEYSGRGIITWGLLPGPYHRGEAQRNIYRLLNTAFGLVHLTAHSSLVCPLSLGGSLGLRPEQPVNFPYLHYDATLPFHCSAILATALDTVTVPYRLCSSPVSMVHLADMLSFCGKKVVTAGAIIPFPLAPGQSLPDSLMQFGGATPWTPLSACGEPSGTRCFAQSVVLRGIDRACHTSHRLMVVLALFWQPAHPRDTSTLRPSCMYHWGRSLGSVFTTAAAWSDEFFPSAADSLQGGSSLPPPLLKLRSTGYGSGWFPQGSSGEHPSVWGTVFLFVPAPDPGSLGQRPHQTRLAALGQLHGCWSGAR from the exons ATGGCGGGCGGGGCCCGGGAGGTGCTCACACTGCAGTTGGGACATTTTGCCGGTTTCGTGGGCGCGCACTGGTGGAACCAGCAG GATGCTGCGCTGGGCCAAGCGACCGATTCCAAGGAGCCCCTGGGAGAGCTGTGCCCCGACGTCCTGTATCGTACGGGCCGAACGCTGCACGGCCAGGAGACCTACACGCCGCGACTCATCCTCATGGATCTGAAGG GTAGTTTGAGCTCCCTAAAAGAGGAAGGTGGACTCTACAGGGACAAACAGTTGGATGCTGCAATAGCATG GCAGGGGAAGCTCACCACACACAAAGAGGAACTCTATCCCAAGAACCCTTATCTCCAGGACTTTCTGAGTGCAGAG GGAGTGCTGAGTAGTGATGGTGTTTGGAGGGTCAAATCCATTCCCAATGGCAAAG GTTCCCCACCACTCACCACTGCTACAACTCCAAAACCACTTATCCCTACAGAGGCCAGCATCAGGGTCTGGTCAGACTTCCTCAGAGTCCATCTCCATCCCCGGAGCATCTGTATGATTCAGAAGTACAACCACGATGG GGAAGCAGGTCGGCTGGAGGCTTTTGGCCAAGGGGAAAGTGTCCTAAAGGAACCCAAGTACCAGGAAGAGCTGGAGGACAGGCTGCACTTCTACGTGGAGGAATGTGACTACTTGCAG GGCTTCCAGATCCTGTGTGACCTGCACGATGGCTTCTCTGGGGTAGGCGCAAAGGCGGCAGAGCTGCTACAAGATGAATATTCAGGGCGGGGAATAATAACGTGGGGCCTGCTACCTGGTCCCTACCATCGTGGG GAGGCCCAGAGAAACATCTATCGTCTATTAAACACAGCTTTTGGTCTCGTGCACCTGACTGCTCACAGCTCTCTCGTCTGCCCCTTGTCCCTGGGTGGGAGCCTGGGCCTACGACCTGAGCAACCTGTCAACTTCCCTTACCTGCATTATGAT GCCACTCTGCCCTTCCACTGCAGTGCCATCCTGGCTACAGCCCTGGACACAGTCACTGTTCCTTATCGCCTGTGTTCTTCTCCAGTTTCCATGGTTCATCTGGCTGACATGCTGAGCTTCTGTGGGAAAAAG gTGGTGACAGCAGGAGCAATCATCCCTTTCCCCTTGGCTCCAGGCCAGTCCCTTCCTGATTCCCTGATGCAGTTTGGAGGAGCCACCCCATGGACCCCACTGTCTGCATGTGGGGAGCCTTCTGGAACACGTTGCTTTGCCCAGTCAGTGGTGCTGAGGGGTATAGACAGAGCATGCCACACAA GCCACAGACTAATGGTGGTTTTGGCTTTGTTCTGGCAGCCAGCTCACCCCAGGGACACCTCCACCCTCCGCCCTTCATGCATGTACCACTGGGGAAGAAGTCTTGGCTCAGTATTTACAACAGCAGCAGCCTGGAGTGATGAG TTCTTCCCGTCTGCTGCTGACTCCCTGCAGGGTGGCTCCTCCTTACCCCCACCTCTTCTCAAGCTGCGGTCCACCGGGTATGGTTCTGGATGGTTCCCCCAAGGGAGCAG TGGAGAGCATCCCAGTGTTTGGGGCACTGTGTTCCTCTTCGTCCCTGCACCAGACCCTGGAAGCCTTGGCCAGAGACCTCACCAAACTCGACTTGCGGCGCTGGGCCAGCTTCATGGATGCTGGAGTGGAGCACGATGA
- the LOC129017807 gene encoding protein misato homolog 1 isoform X8, whose translation MAGGAREVLTLQLGHFAGFVGAHWWNQQDAALGQATDSKEPLGELCPDVLYRTGRTLHGQETYTPRLILMDLKGSLSSLKEEGGLYRDKQLDAAIAWQGKLTTHKEELYPKNPYLQDFLSAEGVLSSDGVWRVKSIPNGKGSPPLTTATTPKPLIPTEASIRVWSDFLRVHLHPRSICMIQKYNHDGEAGRLEAFGQGESVLKEPKYQEELEDRLHFYVEECDYLQVAAWQCALQGGSSSHPANYLSSLTSAQGFQILCDLHDGFSGEAQRNIYRLLNTAFGLVHLTAHSSLVCPLSLGGSLGLRPEQPVNFPYLHYDATLPFHCSAILATALDTVTVPYRLCSSPVSMVHLADMLSFCGKKVVTAGAIIPFPLAPGQSLPDSLMQFGGATPWTPLSACGEPSGTRCFAQSVVLRGIDRACHTSQLTPGTPPPSALHACTTGEEVLAQYLQQQQPGVMSSSRLLLTPCRVAPPYPHLFSSCGPPGMVLDGSPKGAAVESIPVFGALCSSSSLHQTLEALARDLTKLDLRRWASFMDAGVEHDDIAELLQELQSLAQCYQDGDSLVD comes from the exons ATGGCGGGCGGGGCCCGGGAGGTGCTCACACTGCAGTTGGGACATTTTGCCGGTTTCGTGGGCGCGCACTGGTGGAACCAGCAG GATGCTGCGCTGGGCCAAGCGACCGATTCCAAGGAGCCCCTGGGAGAGCTGTGCCCCGACGTCCTGTATCGTACGGGCCGAACGCTGCACGGCCAGGAGACCTACACGCCGCGACTCATCCTCATGGATCTGAAGG GTAGTTTGAGCTCCCTAAAAGAGGAAGGTGGACTCTACAGGGACAAACAGTTGGATGCTGCAATAGCATG GCAGGGGAAGCTCACCACACACAAAGAGGAACTCTATCCCAAGAACCCTTATCTCCAGGACTTTCTGAGTGCAGAG GGAGTGCTGAGTAGTGATGGTGTTTGGAGGGTCAAATCCATTCCCAATGGCAAAG GTTCCCCACCACTCACCACTGCTACAACTCCAAAACCACTTATCCCTACAGAGGCCAGCATCAGGGTCTGGTCAGACTTCCTCAGAGTCCATCTCCATCCCCGGAGCATCTGTATGATTCAGAAGTACAACCACGATGG GGAAGCAGGTCGGCTGGAGGCTTTTGGCCAAGGGGAAAGTGTCCTAAAGGAACCCAAGTACCAGGAAGAGCTGGAGGACAGGCTGCACTTCTACGTGGAGGAATGTGACTACTTGCAGGTAGCGGCGTGGCAATGTGCACTCCAGGGTGGAAGCTCTTCTCATCCTGCTAACTATCTTTCATCACTCACCTCTGCCCAGGGCTTCCAGATCCTGTGTGACCTGCACGATGGCTTCTCTGGG GAGGCCCAGAGAAACATCTATCGTCTATTAAACACAGCTTTTGGTCTCGTGCACCTGACTGCTCACAGCTCTCTCGTCTGCCCCTTGTCCCTGGGTGGGAGCCTGGGCCTACGACCTGAGCAACCTGTCAACTTCCCTTACCTGCATTATGAT GCCACTCTGCCCTTCCACTGCAGTGCCATCCTGGCTACAGCCCTGGACACAGTCACTGTTCCTTATCGCCTGTGTTCTTCTCCAGTTTCCATGGTTCATCTGGCTGACATGCTGAGCTTCTGTGGGAAAAAG gTGGTGACAGCAGGAGCAATCATCCCTTTCCCCTTGGCTCCAGGCCAGTCCCTTCCTGATTCCCTGATGCAGTTTGGAGGAGCCACCCCATGGACCCCACTGTCTGCATGTGGGGAGCCTTCTGGAACACGTTGCTTTGCCCAGTCAGTGGTGCTGAGGGGTATAGACAGAGCATGCCACACAAG CCAGCTCACCCCAGGGACACCTCCACCCTCCGCCCTTCATGCATGTACCACTGGGGAAGAAGTCTTGGCTCAGTATTTACAACAGCAGCAGCCTGGAGTGATGAG TTCTTCCCGTCTGCTGCTGACTCCCTGCAGGGTGGCTCCTCCTTACCCCCACCTCTTCTCAAGCTGCGGTCCACCGGGTATGGTTCTGGATGGTTCCCCCAAGGGAGCAG CAGTGGAGAGCATCCCAGTGTTTGGGGCACTGTGTTCCTCTTCGTCCCTGCACCAGACCCTGGAAGCCTTGGCCAGAGACCTCACCAAACTCGACTTGCGGCGCTGGGCCAGCTTCATGGATGCTGGAGTGGAGCACGATGACATAGCAGAGCTGCTGCAGGAGCTACAAAGCCTGGCCCAGTGCTACCAGGATGGTGACAGCCTCGTGGACTAA